A genomic segment from Flavobacterium sp. 9R encodes:
- the cysD gene encoding sulfate adenylyltransferase subunit CysD, which translates to MSSVLKTNALESEAIYIFREVIAQFDRPVLLFSGGKDSITLVRLAQKAFFPAKIPFPLLHVDTGHNFPETIEFRDKLVAELGLELIVRNVQDAIDEGKVVEETGKYSSRNTLQTTTLLDAIEEFKFDACIGGARRDEEKARAKERIFSVRDDFGQWDEKNQRPELFDLLNGKIENGQNVRVFPISNWTELDVWSYIEQEQIEIPSIYFSHKRKVFLRDGLIWSHSPYVYQEEDEQIEERIVRFRTVGDMSCTAAVESYAATIAEVVGEIRSSTISERGARIDDKRSEAAMEKRKQQGYF; encoded by the coding sequence ATGAGTTCAGTATTAAAAACAAATGCTTTAGAAAGCGAAGCTATTTACATATTCAGAGAAGTAATTGCTCAATTTGACCGACCTGTTTTGCTTTTTTCAGGAGGAAAAGATTCGATTACACTAGTGCGTTTGGCACAAAAAGCCTTTTTTCCAGCAAAAATTCCTTTTCCGTTGTTGCACGTAGATACGGGACATAATTTCCCAGAAACTATCGAGTTTAGAGATAAATTGGTGGCAGAATTAGGATTAGAATTAATCGTTCGCAATGTACAAGATGCTATTGATGAAGGTAAAGTAGTGGAAGAAACAGGAAAGTATTCTAGTAGAAATACGTTGCAAACCACCACACTTTTGGATGCAATCGAAGAATTTAAATTCGATGCTTGTATCGGTGGGGCTCGTAGAGACGAGGAAAAAGCCAGAGCCAAAGAGCGTATTTTCTCGGTTCGTGATGATTTTGGTCAATGGGATGAAAAAAACCAACGTCCTGAATTGTTTGATTTGTTGAATGGTAAAATTGAAAATGGTCAAAACGTACGTGTTTTTCCAATTTCAAACTGGACCGAATTGGATGTTTGGAGTTATATCGAACAAGAACAAATCGAGATTCCGTCGATTTATTTTTCACACAAAAGAAAAGTTTTTTTGAGAGACGGTTTAATTTGGTCACACTCTCCTTATGTGTACCAAGAAGAAGACGAACAAATCGAAGAACGAATTGTTCGCTTCAGAACCGTTGGTGATATGAGTTGTACTGCTGCAGTAGAGTCGTATGCCGCCACTATTGCTGAAGTAGTTGGAGAAATTCGTTCTTCCACCATTTCTGAAAGAGGTGCCAGAATCGATGACAAACGTTCAGAAGCTGCAATGGAAAAAAGAAAACAACAAGGGTACTTTTAA
- a CDS encoding phosphoadenylyl-sulfate reductase translates to MSALLVEELIQKTEKLSIEETLAFLANEFPEKVVFSTSFGQEDQVITALIATNELPIKIFTLDTGRLFQETYDVFHKTLKKYKVTIQTFYPETSQVENLLNTKGPNSFYESVENRKECCFIRKVVPLKKALSGNQIWITGLRAEQSENRSDLAFFEYDAHFDIIKFNPLLKWSLKEVQEYIDTNNVPQNALHKKGFVSIGCAPCTRAIVEGEDIRAGRWSWESSHKECGLHQK, encoded by the coding sequence ATGAGTGCTTTACTAGTAGAAGAGTTAATACAAAAAACCGAAAAGCTTTCCATAGAGGAAACTTTGGCTTTTTTGGCTAATGAATTTCCAGAAAAAGTAGTTTTCTCAACTTCTTTTGGGCAAGAAGACCAGGTAATAACAGCTTTAATCGCAACCAATGAATTGCCGATAAAAATATTTACCCTTGATACTGGAAGATTGTTTCAAGAAACTTATGATGTTTTTCATAAGACCCTAAAGAAATACAAAGTGACTATTCAGACTTTCTATCCAGAAACGAGTCAAGTAGAAAACTTGTTGAATACCAAAGGACCTAACAGTTTTTATGAATCGGTAGAAAATAGAAAAGAATGCTGTTTTATCCGAAAAGTGGTGCCGTTGAAAAAGGCATTATCAGGGAATCAAATTTGGATTACAGGTTTGAGAGCAGAGCAGTCAGAGAATAGAAGTGACTTAGCCTTTTTTGAATACGATGCCCATTTTGACATCATCAAATTCAATCCTTTGTTGAAGTGGAGTCTAAAAGAAGTTCAAGAATATATTGATACCAACAATGTGCCACAAAACGCATTGCACAAAAAAGGCTTCGTGAGCATCGGTTGTGCACCTTGTACACGAGCCATAGTCGAAGGAGAAGACATCAGAGCCGGAAGATGGTCTTGGGAATCTAGTCACAAAGAATGTGGGTTGCACCAAAAATAA
- a CDS encoding sulfite exporter TauE/SafE family protein, translated as MDFHIGFVIAGLVVGFVVGMTGVGGGSLMTPILLWFGIPPTTAVGTDLLYAAFTKMGGIFVHNKKKNINWTIVGWLSLGSVPAAAVTLWILESFKADITGLNTIIKYSLGWALLFTSIAIVFKQKLLVFSQKHAGDKFHSESKTQNLLTVAIGVMLGATVTLTSIGAGALGTVTLFFLYPLLPTPKLVGTEIAHAVPLTLVAGFGHASMGNMDWPLLGQLLMGSLPGIYIGSMLSGKVPDLLLRNSIAVMLFFVGYKLIF; from the coding sequence ATGGATTTTCATATAGGATTTGTAATTGCAGGTTTAGTCGTAGGTTTTGTGGTGGGAATGACCGGTGTTGGCGGTGGGTCATTGATGACTCCTATTTTGTTATGGTTTGGTATTCCTCCTACTACAGCGGTTGGTACCGATTTACTGTATGCTGCTTTTACCAAAATGGGCGGGATTTTTGTCCATAACAAAAAGAAAAACATCAACTGGACCATTGTGGGTTGGCTTTCGCTAGGAAGTGTACCTGCCGCTGCTGTAACCTTGTGGATTTTGGAAAGCTTTAAGGCAGATATTACGGGATTGAATACTATAATTAAATACAGTTTAGGCTGGGCTTTATTGTTTACCTCAATTGCAATTGTTTTCAAACAAAAATTATTAGTGTTTTCACAAAAGCACGCGGGAGATAAATTTCACAGTGAAAGCAAAACTCAAAATTTACTGACGGTTGCTATTGGAGTGATGCTAGGCGCAACAGTAACATTGACTTCTATCGGAGCTGGAGCTTTAGGTACTGTTACTTTATTTTTCTTGTACCCTCTTTTACCTACACCCAAATTAGTTGGAACGGAAATTGCGCACGCCGTGCCATTAACACTTGTGGCTGGCTTTGGGCACGCATCGATGGGTAATATGGATTGGCCATTACTAGGTCAATTACTTATGGGCTCACTTCCTGGTATCTACATCGGGAGTATGCTCAGTGGAAAAGTTCCTGACTTGTTACTTAGAAACTCCATTGCTGTAATGTTGTTTTTTGTGGGATATAAATTAATTTTTTAA
- a CDS encoding Rrf2 family transcriptional regulator, giving the protein MLSKKTKYGIKALTFLARQKDNTPVQIAEIAKAEHISLKFLESILLLLRHSGFLGAKKGKGGGYYLIKEPKDINMAKVYRILEGPIALLPCASHNFYEPCDDCNDEATCAVRKLMMEVRDNTLMILENNTLADIAF; this is encoded by the coding sequence ATGCTTTCAAAAAAAACGAAATACGGAATTAAAGCTCTTACTTTTTTGGCACGTCAAAAGGACAATACACCTGTGCAAATTGCCGAAATTGCCAAAGCAGAACATATTTCTTTAAAGTTTTTGGAAAGCATTTTATTGCTTTTGCGTCATTCTGGTTTTCTGGGTGCCAAAAAAGGAAAAGGTGGCGGATACTATTTAATCAAAGAACCCAAAGACATCAATATGGCCAAGGTCTATCGCATACTCGAAGGACCAATTGCCTTATTGCCTTGTGCTAGTCATAATTTTTATGAACCTTGTGATGATTGCAACGACGAGGCCACTTGCGCCGTTCGTAAACTGATGATGGAAGTGCGTGACAATACCTTAATGATTCTGGAGAACAATACCTTGGCAGACATTGCTTTTTAA
- a CDS encoding PLP-dependent aspartate aminotransferase family protein, which yields MNEQDFGFETQAIRGQIERTQYLEHSVPLYLTSSFVFEDAEDMRASFAEEKERNVYSRYSNPNTIEFIDKICKMEGAEAGFAFASGMAAIYSTFAALLKSGDHIVSSSSVFGASHSLFMNYFPKWNIQTTYFDINQPETIESFIQPNTKILYAESPTNPAIDIIDLEVLGAIAKKHNLILIIDNCFATPYIQQPIKWGADLVIHSATKLIDGQGRVLGGITVGSSDLIKDIYLFSRLTGPSLSPFNAWVLSKSLETLAVRVDRHCENALKVAEFLENHPQVNKVKYPFLKSHPQYEIAKKQMKLGGNIVAFEIKGGLEAGRAFLDKIKLCSLSPNLGDTRTIVTHPASTTHSKLSVEERLAVSITDGLVRVSVGLETVEDVIADLNQALS from the coding sequence ATGAACGAACAAGATTTTGGTTTTGAAACCCAAGCCATTCGCGGTCAGATAGAACGAACACAATATTTAGAACATTCGGTGCCTTTATACTTAACGTCAAGTTTTGTGTTTGAGGATGCCGAAGATATGAGAGCTTCATTCGCAGAAGAAAAAGAACGCAATGTTTACAGTCGCTACAGCAACCCAAACACCATTGAGTTTATTGATAAAATTTGCAAAATGGAAGGCGCTGAGGCTGGATTTGCTTTTGCATCAGGAATGGCTGCCATCTATTCTACGTTTGCAGCTTTACTGAAGTCGGGCGACCATATTGTTTCGTCGAGTAGTGTTTTTGGTGCTTCGCATTCTTTGTTTATGAATTATTTTCCAAAGTGGAATATTCAAACGACCTATTTTGATATCAATCAACCGGAAACTATAGAAAGCTTTATTCAGCCCAACACTAAGATTCTTTATGCGGAATCTCCAACGAATCCAGCCATTGATATCATTGATTTGGAAGTATTGGGTGCCATTGCCAAAAAACACAATTTGATTTTGATTATCGATAACTGTTTTGCTACGCCTTATATCCAACAACCTATCAAATGGGGAGCGGATTTGGTGATTCATTCGGCTACCAAATTAATCGATGGACAAGGAAGAGTGTTAGGAGGGATTACCGTTGGAAGTTCGGATTTGATTAAAGATATTTATCTTTTTTCTCGTTTGACGGGACCTTCTTTGTCGCCATTTAATGCTTGGGTATTGTCTAAAAGTTTAGAAACTTTGGCGGTTCGTGTAGACAGACATTGTGAAAACGCATTGAAAGTAGCCGAGTTTTTAGAAAATCATCCGCAAGTCAATAAAGTGAAATATCCTTTCTTGAAATCGCATCCACAATACGAAATTGCCAAAAAGCAAATGAAATTAGGAGGAAACATCGTGGCCTTCGAAATCAAAGGCGGACTAGAAGCAGGAAGAGCGTTTTTGGATAAAATAAAATTGTGTTCGTTATCGCCTAATTTGGGAGATACTAGAACTATTGTAACCCATCCAGCCTCAACCACGCATAGTAAATTATCAGTAGAAGAGCGTTTGGCGGTCAGCATCACTGATGGTTTGGTACGTGTTTCTGTAGGATTAGAAACCGTAGAAGATGTGATTGCCGATTTAAATCAGGCGTTGTCATAA
- a CDS encoding OsmC family protein yields MKVTLNRVNENFHFELKNDRGHLVNVDARPEFGGNDMGPSPMELVLMGVAGCSGIDMISILKKQRQEITSFKAEVEGERVQVGEAKPFKDIHVVFYLEGDIIPEKAARAAQLSFEKYCSVSKTLEPTATIHYKVVLNGEEL; encoded by the coding sequence ATGAAAGTAACATTAAACAGAGTAAACGAAAATTTCCATTTCGAGTTAAAAAATGACAGAGGTCATCTAGTAAATGTAGATGCGCGTCCTGAATTTGGTGGAAACGATATGGGACCAAGCCCAATGGAATTAGTATTGATGGGTGTGGCAGGTTGTAGCGGCATTGATATGATTTCGATTTTGAAAAAACAACGTCAAGAAATCACCTCTTTCAAAGCTGAGGTAGAAGGAGAACGCGTACAAGTGGGCGAAGCCAAACCCTTCAAAGACATTCACGTAGTGTTTTATTTGGAAGGTGATATTATCCCCGAAAAAGCGGCTCGTGCAGCACAACTTTCTTTTGAGAAATATTGTTCTGTTTCCAAAACCTTAGAACCAACCGCAACCATTCACTACAAAGTGGTATTGAATGGAGAGGAATTATAA
- the thrA gene encoding bifunctional aspartate kinase/homoserine dehydrogenase I: MKILKFGGKSLANGDGLNKVLAILSDKVLKGEEFAVVVSARGNATDELEDLLAIASKNENYKPLFEKFKAYQQADFQTVDLSEEFTVLEKLFEGVSLIGDYSEKIKDQVLSQGELLSAKLITAILKQKGVNANFADARELIKTDGKFGDAQPIEQVSKKNVVQFFKQHSDKVNIITGFIGSNNKNEATTLGRNGSNYTASLFANYLNASELQNFTHVDGIYTANPELVEDAKKIDFLSFNEANELANFGATILHAKTIIPLLEKNIPLRILNTFNHENKGTLITSNAGKEGIKTLSVLENVALVNLEGRGLLGKTGVDARIFRVMGDNDISVSIISQGSSERGIGLVVAADKASKAMIELEKEFENDFYSKDVNKISVTDEVSVISIIGQDLSTFHKPYTALIKNKIVPILFNNTVTGKNVSLVVHKSELNRALNVIHGEIFGVSKKINIAIFGHGLVGGTLINQILESADAIEKRKDIRLNVFAIANSKNVLLNKNGVSPNWRNEIQTNGHSYSIDEIIAYAKEHHLENLIAIDNTASATFVENYIPLIESSFDLISSNKVANTLSYSFYKKLRKVLDENQKSYLYETNVGAGLPLIDTIKLLHLSGENITKIKGVFSGTLSYLFNNFSAKDVPFSEILKEAIDNGYTEPDPREDLCGNDVGRKLLILARELDLQNEFDEIAIQNLIPEHLREGDVSTFLNKLKEFDPIYAKIKVEQQPNHVLRYIGELSGDLQNDKGNLEVKLVSVPSDTALGGLKGSDSFFEIYTESYGDRPIVIQGAGAGSAVTARGVFGDVLRLSDKG; the protein is encoded by the coding sequence ATGAAGATATTAAAATTCGGTGGAAAATCATTAGCGAATGGCGATGGATTGAATAAAGTTTTGGCGATACTTTCAGACAAAGTGTTGAAGGGAGAAGAATTTGCTGTGGTTGTTTCGGCAAGAGGGAATGCAACGGATGAGTTGGAAGATTTGTTAGCGATTGCGTCTAAGAATGAAAACTACAAACCTTTGTTCGAGAAATTTAAAGCCTACCAACAAGCGGATTTCCAAACGGTAGATTTGTCGGAGGAATTTACTGTCCTCGAAAAATTGTTCGAAGGAGTAAGTTTGATTGGCGATTATAGCGAAAAAATAAAAGACCAAGTCTTGTCGCAAGGCGAATTGTTATCGGCTAAATTGATTACGGCTATTTTGAAGCAAAAAGGAGTCAATGCCAATTTTGCTGACGCTAGAGAATTGATAAAAACCGATGGAAAATTTGGTGATGCCCAACCTATTGAGCAAGTTTCTAAGAAAAATGTGGTTCAGTTTTTTAAACAACACAGCGATAAAGTCAATATAATCACAGGTTTTATTGGTTCAAATAACAAAAATGAGGCAACGACTTTGGGTAGAAACGGAAGTAACTACACGGCATCGCTTTTTGCTAATTATTTGAACGCATCCGAATTGCAGAATTTTACGCACGTGGATGGAATTTATACCGCCAATCCAGAATTAGTAGAAGATGCTAAAAAAATTGACTTTTTATCGTTTAACGAAGCCAATGAGCTAGCCAATTTTGGCGCTACTATTTTGCACGCTAAAACTATTATTCCACTTTTGGAAAAAAATATTCCGCTACGGATTTTAAATACGTTCAATCACGAAAACAAAGGGACTTTGATTACTTCGAATGCTGGTAAAGAAGGTATTAAAACCCTTTCGGTATTGGAGAATGTGGCATTGGTGAATTTAGAAGGCCGTGGTTTGCTTGGGAAAACGGGTGTTGATGCGCGTATTTTTAGAGTGATGGGCGATAATGATATTAGTGTAAGTATTATTTCGCAAGGGTCTTCTGAAAGAGGTATTGGTTTGGTAGTTGCCGCAGACAAAGCGAGTAAAGCGATGATAGAATTGGAAAAAGAATTCGAAAATGACTTTTATTCCAAAGACGTAAATAAAATCTCGGTTACTGATGAAGTTTCTGTAATCTCAATTATCGGGCAGGATTTGAGTACGTTTCACAAACCCTACACGGCTTTAATCAAAAACAAGATTGTTCCGATTTTGTTCAACAACACCGTGACAGGGAAAAACGTGAGTTTGGTGGTGCATAAATCTGAATTGAACCGTGCGTTGAACGTAATCCACGGAGAAATTTTTGGCGTTTCGAAGAAAATTAATATCGCGATTTTCGGTCACGGATTAGTAGGTGGAACCTTGATTAACCAAATTTTGGAATCTGCAGATGCCATTGAAAAACGCAAGGACATCCGATTGAATGTTTTTGCGATTGCCAATTCTAAAAATGTGTTGTTGAACAAAAATGGAGTATCGCCGAATTGGAGAAATGAAATTCAAACTAACGGGCATTCTTATTCTATAGATGAGATTATCGCCTACGCGAAGGAGCATCATTTAGAAAACTTAATTGCTATCGATAATACCGCTAGTGCAACTTTTGTTGAAAATTATATTCCATTAATTGAAAGCAGTTTCGACTTGATTTCTTCTAATAAAGTGGCCAATACGTTGAGCTATAGTTTTTATAAAAAATTGAGAAAGGTTTTGGATGAGAATCAAAAAAGTTATTTGTACGAAACCAATGTGGGTGCAGGTTTGCCTTTGATTGATACCATCAAATTATTGCATTTGTCGGGCGAAAACATCACTAAAATCAAAGGAGTATTTTCAGGTACATTAAGTTATTTGTTCAATAATTTCTCGGCCAAAGATGTTCCGTTTAGCGAAATTTTGAAAGAAGCCATCGATAACGGTTACACCGAACCAGATCCAAGAGAAGATTTATGTGGTAACGACGTAGGTAGAAAATTGTTGATTTTGGCGAGAGAATTGGATTTGCAAAACGAATTTGATGAGATTGCCATTCAAAATTTAATTCCAGAGCATTTGCGTGAAGGCGATGTATCGACCTTCTTGAATAAACTAAAAGAGTTCGACCCTATTTATGCCAAAATAAAAGTGGAACAGCAACCCAACCACGTGTTGCGCTATATTGGAGAATTGTCTGGCGATTTGCAAAACGACAAAGGTAATCTAGAAGTAAAATTAGTTTCCGTACCTTCGGATACCGCTTTGGGAGGTTTGAAAGGCTCGGATTCTTTCTTCGAAATTTACACCGAATCGTATGGTGATAGACCTATTGTAATTCAAGGAGCAGGAGCAGGTTCAGCAGTAACGGCGAGAGGTGTTTTTGGAGATGTTTTGAGGTTGTCGGATAAAGGGTAA
- a CDS encoding alpha/beta fold hydrolase, with amino-acid sequence MENKPNILTLTNFATESGAFYATLNLSYQVFGPALHTAPIVVVNHALTGNSQVIGATGWWNDLIGSAKTIDTQKYTVLAFNVPGNGFDGSVIESYLDFTARDVAQLFNLGLEQLEINSVYAIIGGSVGGGIAWEMAALSPQLAQHLIPIATDWKSTDWLMANCYLQEQILNHSSRPIEDARIHAMLCYRTPASFEAKFNRTINSELGVFNIESWLAHHGEKLQQRFQLASYKLMNQLLKTIDVTRGRGSFESVVAPITANIHIIGINTDLFFTPTENRKTNLELQQLQLQTSYQEIESIHGHDAFLIEFQQLNRLLATVFD; translated from the coding sequence TTGGAAAATAAACCCAACATACTTACCCTTACTAATTTTGCCACCGAAAGTGGTGCTTTTTATGCTACGCTAAACTTAAGTTATCAAGTTTTTGGACCTGCTTTGCACACGGCTCCTATTGTGGTTGTAAATCACGCCTTGACAGGAAACTCACAAGTGATTGGCGCAACAGGCTGGTGGAACGATTTAATTGGTTCTGCAAAAACTATCGACACTCAAAAATATACCGTTCTCGCCTTTAATGTGCCAGGCAATGGTTTTGATGGAAGTGTAATTGAATCCTATTTGGATTTTACTGCTCGTGATGTGGCGCAGCTTTTTAATTTAGGTTTGGAACAACTCGAGATTAATAGTGTTTATGCCATTATTGGAGGCTCTGTTGGTGGAGGAATTGCTTGGGAAATGGCCGCTTTGTCGCCACAACTCGCTCAGCATTTAATTCCGATTGCGACGGATTGGAAATCGACCGATTGGTTGATGGCCAATTGCTATTTGCAAGAGCAAATTCTGAATCATTCCTCTCGCCCGATTGAAGATGCCCGAATACACGCTATGTTGTGTTACCGTACTCCAGCATCGTTTGAAGCTAAATTCAACCGAACGATTAATAGCGAATTGGGTGTTTTTAATATCGAAAGTTGGTTGGCGCATCACGGAGAGAAATTGCAACAACGGTTTCAATTGGCTTCTTATAAATTGATGAATCAGTTGTTGAAAACCATTGATGTCACTCGTGGAAGAGGTTCTTTTGAAAGTGTGGTAGCGCCCATAACGGCAAACATTCACATCATTGGAATCAATACCGATTTGTTTTTTACCCCAACGGAAAACCGAAAAACAAATCTAGAATTACAACAATTACAGCTTCAAACATCGTATCAAGAAATTGAATCGATTCACGGACACGATGCTTTTTTAATAGAATTTCAACAGTTGAATCGTTTGCTTGCAACGGTTTTTGATTAG
- a CDS encoding O-acetylhomoserine aminocarboxypropyltransferase/cysteine synthase family protein, which translates to MSTTKFATKALHTGHDTTKTAGTRAVPIFQTSSYVFNNSEHASNLFSLSEAGFIYTRLNNPTNDILEQRLAALEGGIGAVVTASGTAAIATTLLVLLKSGDHIVASNSLYGGTYNLLSVTLPRLGITTTFVDPSEAVNFTKAATENTKVFFAESLGNPKLDVLDLKAISAEAQSLKIPFIVDNTVPSPYLLNPIEFGANIVIHSLTKYISGNGTSLGGVIIDAGTFDWSSGKFPEFTEPSAGYHGLVYHEALGNAAFIAKVRIEGLRDYGAALSPFNAFQIIQGLETLPIRVQKHSENALALAQWLEQQDAVAWVNYPGLSSSKYYDLVTRYLPKGQSGIVTFGLKGGFEAAKKVADETKLFSLLANIGDTKSLIIHPASTTHQQLSDEDQVTTGVTKDLIRLSVGLEDIEDLKADLKAVFDSFSD; encoded by the coding sequence ATGAGTACTACTAAATTCGCCACCAAGGCACTACATACAGGACACGATACTACTAAGACGGCTGGAACACGTGCGGTTCCTATTTTTCAAACCAGTTCTTATGTTTTTAATAATTCTGAACACGCTTCTAATTTATTCAGTTTATCAGAAGCAGGGTTTATTTACACTCGATTGAATAACCCAACAAATGATATTTTAGAGCAACGTTTAGCAGCGCTTGAAGGAGGTATTGGAGCTGTAGTTACCGCATCGGGTACTGCTGCTATTGCGACTACTTTATTGGTGCTATTAAAATCGGGTGATCATATCGTAGCTTCCAACAGTTTGTATGGAGGGACGTATAATCTTTTGAGTGTGACTTTACCAAGACTTGGAATTACTACGACTTTTGTTGACCCATCGGAAGCGGTGAATTTTACTAAAGCCGCTACAGAAAATACGAAAGTCTTTTTTGCCGAGTCGTTAGGGAATCCAAAATTAGATGTTTTGGATCTAAAAGCTATTTCGGCTGAGGCTCAATCGCTTAAAATTCCTTTCATTGTAGATAACACCGTTCCTTCTCCCTATTTGCTCAATCCGATTGAATTTGGCGCGAATATTGTAATTCACTCTTTAACGAAATACATTTCTGGAAATGGAACTTCGTTGGGAGGTGTAATCATTGATGCAGGAACTTTTGATTGGAGCAGCGGAAAATTTCCTGAGTTTACAGAACCTTCTGCTGGGTATCACGGTTTAGTGTATCACGAAGCGTTAGGGAATGCTGCTTTTATCGCCAAAGTTCGTATCGAAGGATTACGAGATTACGGAGCAGCACTGAGTCCGTTCAATGCTTTTCAAATCATTCAAGGCTTAGAAACCTTGCCAATCCGAGTCCAGAAGCACAGCGAAAATGCCTTGGCCTTGGCCCAATGGTTAGAGCAACAAGATGCCGTTGCTTGGGTCAATTATCCTGGGCTATCCTCGAGTAAATATTACGATTTGGTAACGCGCTATTTACCTAAGGGTCAGAGCGGTATCGTAACTTTCGGACTCAAAGGAGGATTCGAAGCAGCGAAAAAAGTAGCCGATGAAACGAAGCTTTTTTCACTCTTGGCCAACATTGGAGATACGAAGTCGTTAATCATTCATCCAGCGAGTACTACACATCAACAATTGTCCGATGAAGACCAAGTAACAACAGGAGTTACCAAAGATTTGATTCGACTCTCGGTCGGATTAGAAGATATAGAAGATTTAAAAGCCGATTTAAAAGCTGTATTTGATAGCTTTTCAGATTAA
- the metK gene encoding methionine adenosyltransferase produces the protein MAYLFTSESVSEGHPDKVADQISDALIDNFLAFDADSKVACETLVTTGQVILAGEVKSNTYLDVQQIARDVIKKIGYTKSEYMFEANSCGILSAIHEQSADINQGVDRASKEEQGAGDQGMMFGYATNETENYMPLALDLSHKLLQELAILRRENNEITYLRPDAKSQVTLEYSDDNKPTRIDAIVISTQHDDFDEEAAMLAKIKKDIVDILIPRIIAKNPEHAHLFNDKIQYHINPTGKFVIGGPHGDTGLTGRKIIVDTYGGKGAHGGGAFSGKDPSKVDRSAAYATRHIAKNLVAAGVADEILVQVSYAIGVAKPMGIFIETYGTSKVNLTNGEIAKKVEEIFDMRPYFIEQRLKLRNPIYSETAAYGHMGRTPETVTKTFSAPGGLTKTVEVELFTWEKLDFVDQVKTAFGL, from the coding sequence ATGGCTTATTTATTTACGTCAGAGTCTGTAAGTGAAGGACATCCAGACAAAGTTGCTGATCAAATTTCAGACGCATTAATTGATAACTTTTTAGCTTTTGATGCAGACTCCAAAGTAGCATGTGAAACTTTAGTAACTACTGGCCAAGTAATTTTGGCTGGTGAAGTAAAATCAAATACGTACTTAGATGTACAACAAATTGCTCGTGATGTAATCAAAAAAATTGGGTACACCAAAAGCGAATACATGTTTGAAGCCAATTCTTGTGGTATCCTTTCTGCTATTCACGAACAATCAGCTGACATTAATCAAGGGGTTGACAGAGCGAGTAAAGAAGAGCAAGGAGCAGGTGACCAAGGAATGATGTTTGGTTACGCTACTAACGAAACCGAAAACTACATGCCATTGGCGCTTGATTTATCGCACAAATTGTTACAAGAATTAGCGATTTTGAGACGTGAAAACAACGAAATCACGTATTTGCGTCCTGATGCTAAATCCCAAGTAACTTTAGAATACAGCGATGATAACAAACCAACTCGTATCGATGCGATTGTTATCTCTACACAACATGACGATTTTGATGAAGAAGCTGCTATGTTAGCTAAAATCAAAAAAGATATTGTTGACATTTTGATTCCTAGAATTATCGCTAAAAACCCAGAGCACGCTCATTTGTTCAATGATAAAATCCAATACCACATCAACCCAACAGGAAAATTCGTTATTGGAGGACCTCACGGAGACACTGGTTTAACTGGAAGAAAAATCATTGTAGACACTTACGGTGGAAAAGGCGCTCACGGTGGTGGTGCATTCTCAGGAAAAGACCCAAGTAAAGTAGACCGTAGTGCAGCTTATGCTACTCGTCATATTGCTAAAAACTTAGTAGCTGCTGGTGTAGCTGACGAAATTTTAGTACAAGTTTCTTATGCAATTGGTGTAGCTAAACCAATGGGTATTTTCATCGAAACTTACGGAACTTCAAAAGTGAATTTGACTAACGGTGAAATCGCTAAAAAAGTAGAAGAAATTTTCGATATGCGTCCTTACTTCATCGAACAACGATTGAAATTAAGAAACCCTATTTATAGCGAAACAGCGGCTTACGGACACATGGGACGTACTCCTGAAACCGTAACCAAAACTTTTTCTGCTCCAGGTGGTTTAACTAAAACTGTGGAAGTGGAATTATTTACTTGGGAAAAATTAGATTTTGTAGACCAAGTAAAAACTGCTTTTGGATTATAA